Genomic DNA from Octopus bimaculoides isolate UCB-OBI-ISO-001 chromosome 3, ASM119413v2, whole genome shotgun sequence:
ttgtattttattcataataCATCCGCTCTATTAACCAATATATCACTGCCTGTATCTTTTGACTGGTTTTagaaatcgtgtgtgtgtgtaggaaggcAGGCAAAATTGTACTTCAATGACATAAAAGTAAAAACAGTGCATCATTTATAAGCGTGTATTTATTATTTCCCATTGATTCCAGCTCTTagcgttttgagttaaaattccgatgagatcaactttgcttttcatcctaaggtttcgaagttgataaaataaaataccattcaagcactggattaatgtaatcgactttaccccTTCCATCAAAACTGTtggtcttgtacctaaattaaGAAGAATTGCTACTTCTCTTCGATGAGATTATTGacgtttttcttcatattcgtagTGTGTTGTTTGCAGACTTGTTTGTCTCCCACTTTTTAGTGAAAtatcaaaatcaatatttatttaatgagatCAGATAATGGATATCAAACATTGATATATTTCCTGAAGGCTTTACCTTAACCAAACTGagtaaacagtgtgtgtgtgtgtgcgtgcgtataatcacgaatgtttacaattttttaaatacatattttaataaaaaaaaaaaaaagagaaagaaatagtctCAAACGAATATGACAACCTGTGCATGGAGCTACATAATGTTTGAGTGTGTTGAAGTAAAACTTTGTCGAATGCAATTGTTTCGTTTTAAATAGCTTTCCTGGCGAAAATGTTGTCTAATTTGTAGGCGTATAAATAGTCCTAATCTAAGATCTGATATAATTGTTAAATTATTGAGTGTTCCATACCATATAGATAGTTTGCTGACAGTACAAATAACGTAAGTTTTGATAAAATACGCTCGCGAGACACATTAAGCTGGATGGAAATGCTAGATCATTTCAGAATGAATGTTGTCAAAAATGCTTGATTGGTATTTGCCCGTTTCTTTGCGTTGTTTTGATGTTGATAACATAAAATTCCAGTTATTTGGTGCGAACGATTCAAGCAACTAATTTTCCACTCAACAACAAAATTGGCCTTTTGCCAAacaaaaatatagttttatatgtcaCAGGGAAATAATTtagtttataaaattattattttgagtaaagttaAGCTCCTAGTGAGCTAGACCCCATGATGTTAatcatttcaatttcatttattttggtaATGCAATTGAGAAACTCAGGGACATCACACAATAGCATGTTGTGGGTCTgaacttgaaataaaatatgtgggaaacaaacttcttaacacacaacctctttttacttctattttgtttaataatattgattcagattttggcacaaggcagcaATTTCGAAggcgggggtaagtcgattacattgacaccagtgctcaactggtacttattttatcgaccccgaaaggatgaaaggcaaagtcgacctcggcagaatctttTTTACTGTAAATCTCTAAGTAATTCAAGTGCTTTGGAATAACTTAAAACAGAAGTTGACCACAGACTATTTGGATGACTTGCAGAAAGAAGTTCTATTAGAATTGAAATGTTTGACTGGATAAAGTGctatgaatgcacatatactcaGAAACAGAGGGTGCAAGGGGACCAAGCGCACCTGATAAAATAGTGTCTTGTGCTATAGCCAAAGGccgaccaatgcattgtgagtggatttggtagacggaaactgaaagaaggtcatcgtttatatatctacacacaaatacacatatattcacgggACCTGGGCCGATGTACCAGCAGAACCCGCTTCGTATaggtcgtatgtgtgtgtgtttgtgtgcgtgcatgcatgcatatgtcatCTCCACCGCTTGGTAACCAGTGAAGATTTGTTTTATGTctccgtgacttagtggttcggtaaaagagaacgaCAGGTTTtaaacaatgactgaaacaagtaaaggataatcgataacatgataataaaaataattcccTGATGCACCACCAGGCAGTGACTCTGGTGGCTTCTGatcataactgattggaagtgttatcacatgtttttgtcttggtataaaagatgggccacaggaaatattctgctcaataccacaaatttgatTGTTGGTGACTTGGCCTTAAACGGTTGAGCATGTCACTTACTGGCTGACAATgcgtgtatctctgatcacgaggagtaatggaggagcatcatagccatgtgttgaaaggcattctttggggtttgaataatccacccctggaaacatgggtgtttcattcatgaacattattcagggacctcttgagcaggatgggctactcgaccttcACTCGCCACACCGAGCTAAACCTAATGATTAAGCGGGTCCTGGGTCGGATTAATATCCCCTGTTCTGGAGCCGTCGGggttatccagaagtgatggaaagagaccAGATAATCTTACCCTCTGTCCCTGGGTTAGAGGAAGGTACCTCATTTGAGATGAAACAGTCTGCGACTCCTTTGCTTcctcccacatcctggatgcAGCAGTtaatgggagggtcactgcttccgtAGCCGAACGGAAGAAAACCCTGAAGTATCGGGACTTGATAGTGAACTATTTCTTCCAACCTGTGGCATTGAAGATGTTCGGAGGGCTGGGCCACTAACCGCGAAGTTCTTGTCACCAGGGTGTCAAGTGATACCCGTAAGGACGCTTGGCTTTCCCAACATCCTTAGCCTCACCAACGCCCGTAGTAATGCTggctggcttgcttcagtaggtttcgttaaaccttgtggtgtgcgacgAGTTgctgtaataaaaacaaattcccCACTAATAGTTTTGctgttttaacagaaagatttggaagagttaaatgaaagttctccggtaattttctttcatgtaaataaatatctatgttaattttaaaatttgccagtaaaatcttataaaatgacaatgttctaaagcatgcacatgtttatatgttatatatgaaaatataaattcgaTTTACAttagatcaaaaaaaaaaaaagaaaattctaactgggccccggttgtaaggtcatgcgctgtttatcttgatatgagatcaccatgttgcacacatatggttgtgatgcatgtgcatggtgtacccttaacagacgggtagtcatgatgaatatattgggcttcgtatatttgtattccAGTGTCAGTTTGATGGCATGCTTTACTTTCTCAATCAATAATGATAGTACGAAAAAGTTCATAATTCCGTAGAGTGGAAAGATAACAAAGCTATAGGGGGTTCCGATgaggttgttatccacccctgattggaactctcccgtttgacatgtacgcatgctcagtgacttgctttaacttccgcAGACTAACGACTCACATACTGTACTGACCGGTTAATATGTCTCCGAACAAATCACGCAAATACTGCTGTATATGCAGCCACTATAGAGGGAAGAATGTAgacggcaaagttatttcactacatagataccctgcaaacgtagctattcgtcgtatttggcttcagagatcgaaacttgtgaggaaagactttgtttacactgcaaatagCCAAATGTGTTCCCAGCATTTCGTCACTTTTAATGGACCATCGAAAGATCACCCCTTGCCATCCATTTTTCcaaacaaagtatttaaaatatcagtaagtGCATGATCATATACGCAGTTAGTAGATGAGTGNNNNNNNNNNNNNNNNNNNNNNNNNNNNNNNNNNNNNNNNNNNNNNNNNNNNNNNNNNNNNNNNNNNNNNNNNNNNNNNNNNNNNNNNNNNNNNNNNNNNNNNNNNNNNNNNNNNNNNNNNNNNNNNNNNNNNNNNNNNNNNNNNNNNNNNNNNNNNNNNNNNNNNNNNNNNNNNNNNNNNNNNNNNNNNNNNNNNNNNNNNNNNNNNNNNNNNNNNNNNNNNNNNNNNNNNNNNNNNNNNNNNNNNNNNNNNNNNNNNNNNNNNNNNNNNNNNNNNNNNNNNNNNNNNNNNNNNNNNNNNNNNNNNNNNNNNNNNNNNNNNNNNNNNNNNNNNNNNNNNNNNNNNNNNNNNNNNNNNNNNNNNNNNNNNNNNNNNNNNNNNNNNNNNNNNNNNNNNNNNNNNNNNNNNNNNNNNNNNNNNNNNNNNNNNNNNNNNNNNNNNNNNNNNNNNNNNNNNNNNNNNNNNNNNNNNNNNNNNNNNNNNNNNNNNNNNNNNNNNNNNNNNNNNNNNNNNNNNNNNNNNNNNNNNNNNNNNNNNNNNNNNNNNNNNNNNNNNNNNNNNNNNNNNNNNNNNNNNNNNNNNNNNNNNNNNNNNNNNNNNNNNNNNNNNNNNNNNNNNNNNNNNNNNNNNNNNNNNNNNNNNNNNNNNNNNNNNNNNNNNNNNNNNNNNNNNNNNNNNNNNNNNNNNNNNNNNNNNNNNNNNNNNNNNNNNNNNNNNNNNNNNNNNNNNNNNNNNNNNNNNNNNNNNNNNNNNNNNNNNNNNNNNNNNNNNNtatatatatatatatatatatatatatatatatgtgtgtgtgtgtgtgtttgtttgattaaataataaatttacagcaTTGAATCTAATATTCCTCTAATTATTAGACTTTATAGTGTGACTGTCCCTACCTCTTCTACACCTCATCATGCTCATGGCCAAATCAGTGAATGGTTGCTGAAAGCTATGCCCACGTAAAGCCGTATTTAACTTATTTGCAGAATATACAAGTGAATGGATGTCCAGAAGATATTGAGACCAAGGAAGTTGAAGATGTGAATGTTACAGAACAGCTTGTAAGTCCTACCATGTCTATGTTGAACTATTCTTTAATGTTTCATGATTACTGTGGTCCAGTTAATCCTGAATCAGTCTCAGCATTTACACACAAGTCAGTGCAGACTGTACAGGAAATTGGTACCAAGGAAATAGGAATACAATGTGATCCTGCCAATAAACCTATTTCTACAAATAGCAGTACTCAGACGTTGGAAAGTAAGATGGTGGATTGTGAAACGCAAGCAAAAATACCTGTGCTTACATATGAAGATGTGCAAATGATAATCAGAAGCTTCTCTTTTACACGAGAATACCAAATTCTATGACTTTTGATTGTCTTTTTGATGAAATTAAAGATGATGCAGCAAGTGAAACTGCCAGACATGGTGCATCTACAGAGCAAAGGAGACCCAGACAGTTTCGATTAATTGATGAATTTTTTCTTGTACTTATGAGATTGCGACTTGGGCTGCTATTAGAGGATTTAGCATATCGCTTTTGCATTAGCACAACTACATGTGGCATAATATTTAATAAGTGGATTGATTACTTAGATGTCCAGTTATCATTTCTGGTAATGTGGCCATCAAGAAAAGCAGTGAATGACCATATGCCACCATCATTCCGTGCAAAGTATCCAACTTGTCGAGTTATAGTTGATTGTACAGAAATACAAACTGAGACTCCTTCTTCTCTGCAAAGCAAATCATTGATGTACAGTGATTATAAATCACATATGACATGGAAGGGCTTAATAGGTATCAGTCCAGCAAAGTTCTTGTCAACGTTGGCAGCTCGCCTCACCAGGGTGTCAAGTGATACCCGTAAGGACGCTTGGCTTTCCCAACATCCTTAGCCTCACCATCGCCCGTAGTAATGCTggctggcttgcttcagtaggtttcgttaaaccttgtggtgtgcgacgAGTTgctgtaataaaaacaaattcccCACTAATAGTTTCAATGctgttttaacagaaagatttggaagagtTAAATGAAAGTTCTcctgtaattttctttcatgtaaataaatatctatgttaattttaaaatttgccagtaaaatcttataaaatgacaatgttctaaagcatgcacatgtttatatgttatatatgaaaatataaattcgaTTTACATTAgatcaaaaaaaaagaagaaaattctaactgggccctggttgtaaggtcatgcgctgtttatcttgatatgagatcaccatgttgcgcacatatggttgtgatgcatgtgcatggtgtacccttatcaggtgggtagtcatgatggatatattgggcttcgtatatttgtattccagtgtcagtttgatggcatgctttactttctcactcaataatgatagtaCGAAAACGTTCATAATTCTGTAGAGTGGAAAGATAACAAAGCTATACATTGAAGTGATGCTACTGAAAGTGAAATGTAAAGTTCCAAAACCTATCAAAGGTAATACAAGTAATATACACAATGTAGATACGCTTATACACAATTCACAAAAACAGGAAAATCAGGTCCCCAGATATTATTGAAAAGGCCgatcattaatttttaaaaacattattgttgtaataatttatgagatattaaaatgtgtttaacaatattatatacacaatcacattgacacaaaattcatttacatatatttgaggCGATCTTGTACTTTTCAGCCATCGTTATTTCTAAgatagaaaacaaattttttcTGTTCGTTGTTATACGAGGATTTtagattagatttttttttttctcctacttTTAGACCCAATTTCATTCAACATGGGATTAAATATCTGAAAAGTACTTTGAAAGTTATTTTGTAAACTTAACAGCGTTAGTAAAGTTATCTCCCCTGCAATCTTATTTGGGTAATAAATGTCAAAAGAtacttattcttctattcttttacttgtttcagtcatttgactgtggccataccggGGCACTACCATCAAGGGTTTttgccgaacaaatcgactccaagacttatttttaagccttgtacttattctatcggtctactttgctgaactgctaagtttcggggacgtagaCATAATCATgcgaacaccagttgtcaagtggtgctagagggacaaagatacacacacacacatatatatatatatatatatatatatatatatatacgacagacttcttacagtttcaaggctttggtcggcctgaggctgtagtagaagatacttgcacagggtgccacgcagtgggactgaatgcagtaccatgtggttggaaaggaagCTTTTTGCTTCACAGCCTCAAGCTTTCATATTAATTAGTTGACTTCACATAATTTATCATTGAAATTAACCACTAATAGTCTGTCACATCTTTTCCTGTAAGCAAAAGTAATAGGAACATCTTGAGATTTGAATTTTGTATGACCATCAGTTTAGTTAAAAAGGCCCACAAAAAAAGTCTCTCATAAACTGTTCAAACTGTTGGAAATAGCAGTGTTGAgtggaattctttggagtttgaataattcacctctggaatgaaacatggatgtttcattcatcatcattaaacagcccttattcagagaccttttgagcaggataaactacttgacctgaagaaatttctaactgTACAAGATcgtgtgctgtttatcttgatatgagaccaccttGTTGCACACATTCGGTTGtgatgcctggtgtacccttccttatcagacaggtagtcatgatgagtatattgggcttcatatatttatacctcAGCATCACTTTCAcaaatgttgctgaggtcaactttgcctttcgtcttttcggggtcgataaaataagtaccagtagaacactggagttaatgtaatcaacttatcccctaccTTCAAAATTgctactaaaatttgaaatcattattacctccTTAGtgaacaatacctctgccttagcgaaggcagaggttttgtttgtttgtctgtggactaggtatctcaagaaccactggatggattcggttgaaactttcagggatgtttggcctcacgACTGGCATgaaatgattagattttgggatcgatctagtactggacaaggattctggattatttttccatttgtttttgcttaatttttgagagcagttgggttcatttttagtattctcatttgtgagagcagttgagtttatttcagatattctcatttttaaaatcatctctggctaatcgttggtgttgccttggcagaggtttgtgctctctgatcgctcgttatcactattattattattaggcatgGAAGTACCAACAGCTGAACCTTCCCAAGATGCATGCAGAGAGATGAAACTGTCTATCATGCAATCATTCAGTATACATGCATTAGAGACTTGTGGCACTGTGCTGAGCAGTTGCTGTCTCGTGTAAGATGAATCCAGCTGTTCATCAAGTGTATAGTGAAGATCAATGCACCACCTTCCTTTAGCAGAGATGGAAGgtaggtacatggctcagtggttaaagtgtcaggctcacaatcatgaggtagtgagtttgattcctagtccaggctgtgttgtgtttttgagcaaggtactttatttcatattgctcagctgtagaaatgtcactggtgccaaactgtatcagactttgcctttctcttggataatattggtggtgtgaagaggggaggctgttatgcatgggtgactgctggtcttctataaacaactttgcccagacttgagtcttggaggggaactttccaggtgcaaactcatggtcattcatgactgaaggagtcTTTACCCTTCTAGCTGAGGAAAAAGAGGCTGTGTGGTGGACCCATCTGAAAAGTTTGAAGACAAGCACTTTCCTATCTGGTCAAGCTTTAATCAATTTCTCCAAATATCATTGAAGAGGAAGGTGCTGCCatctagtgtgtttatcaaaaggtggaCAAGAGTGGTaagactggtgagactgaatgCATCTACAGTGAGTATGCTTTTAAGTAGGAGAAAAGAAACTGGAAGCGGGCACTCTCCATGCCTTGGAGATGGCAGAGTAATCTGGGTCTTTTGCATGACGTTTTCTGAATTACCCTACATGGACTGCCCTGGTCttggggattctatttatttatttctctaatttctatttatatagcCTTTGTTATAGCCTTTAATCTTGCAGTGTCTACCTTTGATGAATGCAAACTCCacctgtttttgtgtgttgtatctTGTCCTTTAATttgtcctccatgtcttgggccTTTGTGgcctataaaagaaattattattattatcattattattattattattattactacaaggcagggtgctggcagaatcattactgtactgaacaaaatgcttaatggcatttcatccagctttatgttctgataccactgatgttgactttgcctttcatcctttcagagtcaataaattaagtaccagtcaagcatcaAGACCGACGTGATCAACTAATCCTCTCCTCTAAcgtttcagcccttgtgcctatagtagaaaggattatattgttatcattattattattgagtgaaagagcaacgtatgccatcaaagtgacactgggatacaaatacatgaaacccaatatacccatcatgactacttgtctAATAagagtacactaggcacatgcatcacaaccatttgtgcatgatatgattattattattattcaataaattaagtaccagtgaaacactgggatcgattaaatagactagtccccctcacccaaaatttcaagccttgtgcctacagtagaaagggttgttgttgttgttgttgttgcagacatcacacagtatccaatattgtgatattgtagattgaagatattgtgtgtactGGGGAtctgtactgtctgtcaagtcacaagaacttcagacagacagtactttacgcagtaTGTTCTAAGTAAAGCTGATTTTTTGCAAAACAccaagattgtagggtattttttAAGTGTCCAGacgtttcttcaggttgggtggtattgaacccaatgctctgatgacaacaGGAACAACCTTTACATTTGACTCTTAcagctgccacatcttggtgatctcaattttcaggtctccatatttgttgacattttctctttttttcatgatAATATGCTGATCTGgcatgagttggcagaatcattagcatactgggcaaaatgcttagcgtcatttcatccatctttatattttgagttcaaattctgcctaagtggattttaccttccatcctgtcagagttaataaaataaatagcgtctaccattctaataattttatcaatCTACTGGTCTTAATaatactaccaacaacaacaatgataataataatggtttcacattttggcacaaagtcagcaagtaCTGCCTTCCTGAGCTAAAAATTGTGGTAGAGGCCTCAGTCTCAGGACCACTTATGTCCAGAAACTGAGGTtaggggtaagcaagggcatgctccccatagaaaatccagctccaaaaaagcctcatgatagcaaaggagaaagGGCACCAGCCAgtccaaaggttggggtgggctgcacttGCCTActtcggttgctatggcattgaggtagatccagccacccccattaacagggacaaaacctggatttaaaacactggatgatgatgatggatgtccAGACGTTTTTTGAGGTTGGGTGGCATTAAACCCAGTGTTCTGATGATAACAAGAACAACCTTTACATTTGACTTTCAcagctgccacatcttggtgatctcaattttcaggtctccatatttgcAAAAAATCAGCTTTACTTGGAACATACTGCATACTGTGTAAAgtattgtctgtctgaggtccttgtgtcTCGACAGACAGTACTTGccgaccttgtaccaaaatgtgaaaccattattattattatcattgttgttgttggtagtgttaTTAAGGCCAATAGATTGATAAAATTAGTAGAATGGTAGACAAAATACTATTATATTTTGTTGCATGTATCCCTTTACATTGTTAGTCCAAAGAGGCTTTGGTaacaaaattttaagaaaattgatGGTGGttctgtatatttgtacatattattattttttatttttttgttacagaGGCAATCAATACTTGACTCAAAATCTGGTCACTTAGATAATATAATTCATAGTATAAAGACTCTACTAATGTGCTGAAATAtctaaaaatcaaatgaaatatttttaaaataactattATGATTTATCAGTTAAAACAATTATGCAATTGCTTATTATTTTCAGATGGTGAGGAATTATTGCAGAAAAACACAACAGGGTTCATGGCACAAAGAAAATCTTCAAGGAGCTATTATGGCTGTCTTGAAAGGAGAGCTGGGTTACATGAAAGCTTCTAAACTATTTAGCATTCCAAAAACAACATTAATCCGTTATGTAAAGAAACATAAGAACTTGATGATGGTAAGtgttaaagtttatttattttagcaattACAAGGAAAAAATTCCGTTTTCTACCGAGAAGTGGCTTTGTTTTATTGA
This window encodes:
- the LOC106877736 gene encoding uncharacterized protein LOC106877736 codes for the protein MTFDCLFDEIKDDAASETARHGASTEQRRPRQFRLIDEFFLVLMRLRLGLLLEDLAYRFCISTTTCGIIFNKWIDYLDVQLSFLVMWPSRKAVNDHMPPSFRAKYPTCRVIVDCTEIQTETPSSLQSKSLMYSDYKSHMTWKGLIGISPAKFLSTLAARLTRVSSDTRKDAWLSQHP